Sequence from the Castanea sativa cultivar Marrone di Chiusa Pesio chromosome 12, ASM4071231v1 genome:
AGTAATCTTTATACAATGTTTGATAAGGTATTTTGAACAACAGTTTTCAATACTTAAACAACAATACATgcatttttacatatttattcacttataaatatttttaaaaaatacaaacaacgttacgaATGCAACTTTTCCTCTCATAATGAATTTGTTGCTGAGTAGGAATGTATCGCGTAGATTCCGAGCCCTCACTTACCGCCATGTCGTGCACCCACATTGTATCCTTTTCCTTCCCACCAAACCGAATGAGAAAACAGACTAATGGTGGAATATCCTTGGCCTTACAAATACACAAACAACACGTGGTTTCGGCTATTAACGACTCAAAACCCCACCTGGCTcacccaaactctctctctctctctgtctctctctcaactaTTCCATTTAATTATCAATCACGCTATTATCTTTTCCCCCAAAATAATTTAATCTCTGAAACTTTTTAGGGTTTCCTCTATTCCGATCCCTCATCAAATCTCACACCCATTTTCTCCAAATTCTCGTTTCCGATTTTACTCTCTAACAATCAGACAAGTTCATAGCTTTCTCGATCTCCGAAATCTGAGGAACATTTTGGCTCTGCTCAAAGGTtcattctttttccttaacctCTTTGATTTTAGTGGAAATTAGTTTCACAAATATTGTGTATTAGGGATTTATGGAAACTATTaagttattcaattttttatttatttctaatttCATAAAGATATGAAATTTACTGAtgggttttttgtgttttgtaatTTTGGATCGAGAACAGGGATAGTTGTGTacaaaagtttgatttttttaaaaaaatttgtgggtgATGTTTGCAATGTAATGTGGGAATAGTTTGAGATAAATAGTGTTAAGTAACTCAGTtttgatgaggaagaagaggaaaggAAGTGATACTAATGGGTCTCCAAATTTACCAGACACTTTAACATCCCCATCATTGAGTTTCACCTCACACTATTCACTAGAAGACTATACAAGGTTGAAGAAGAGGTGCAAAGAACATGTTGATACTGAATCTGTTGTTACCTGTAAAAATAGGCTAGCTGGGGTTGCCACTGCTCCGCCGTGTGGGACTTTGTCTTCGGTCCCACCGGGGAGAGGCCTCAAGAGGAAGATAGGGTGTATAGAAGTTGCAACCCAAATGGGTAGGAAGAATAAGGTGGAGGATGATTATATTTTGGGTGCAGCTATTGGGAAAGGGAAATTTGGGTCGGTTTGTTCATGTCGGTCTAGAGATAGTGGAGTGGAATATGCGTGCAAGACTTTGCAGAAGGGGGAGGAAACGGTTCATAGGGAGGTAGAGATAATGCAGCATTTGTCTGGTCATCCTGGGGTGGTGACATTGCGGGCTGTGTACGAGGAGACTGAGTGTTTTCATCTTGTGATGGAGTTGTGCTCCGGGGGATGTTTGATCGATCAGATGAACAAAGAAGATCAATATTCGGAACATCGTGCTGCTAATATATTCAAGGAAGTGATGTTGGTTATTAAGTATTGTCATGATATGggagttgtgcatagagatatAAAGCCTGAGAATATTCTTCTCACGACATCAGGGAAGATAAAGCTTGCAGATTTTGGCCTTGCCACAAGAATCTCTAATGGTAAGCGATACATGCTATGGAGAGTGTTGATACTTATtaagttgtttattttatttccttcgTAACTTTTCCTCCTGACTTTGTAGCGCcttgtgttttgagtttaaatGGTAGTATGTTGTTAATGCATGACCAGAAAACACAGAGAGTGGGAGTGAGGTGATGGATAGATCATTATgattgataaattatttaatgTGTCCTCCTCCATGTTGTAGCTTTCTGTTTGATCAAATGAAGTTTAATGCCTCTGTTTGGCTCTGATTATGGGTGTCTTTATCTGTTAATTGTGGTGAGAAcaagatcattttttttaaagcaaagtAGATGGTTTCAATTTGAGCTTCACAAAAGGATCATTCTAcccattttttctttgatgtcCATACTCTTTTGAGACATTAGGTTCCCTGATATATTCTAAGTTTTAGtaatttgtaatatttcataatttatgtATTACCATTATATTTCTgatctctttttcattttagttagTAGGTCTAGTATGTGCGCGTTCCTTTTTTGGGAAATCGAGGCTATAGAATGAAAAGAAGAGTGCATTAGCCTATATTTGTTGAATCATATGAGTAGCTAAAGGGAGGAAAATCATTAGAGACACATGCTAGTCCAAAATGGGAGGTTATTTAGAGTCCACAAAAGGTGAGTGAGTTGGACACATTAGAAGAATCAAGTTGGAGAGAGAATTttactcccccccccccccccaaaaaaaaaggtattctACTAAATGGAATTTTGTTCATACTCCAAACGAAGCCATCCAGTTGCAATCAAGTTGTGGTAGATGCCTCCTAGTTGTCCATTGTGCatcctttttcattttcattttgccTATCCTTTTGGACTCTGGTTTGATTTTGTGCAATGACCTTGCAGCAAGAAGAAGCCACAAGGGCTGAGGCACCTATCCAATTGCAAAGAACCCAAGAGGTGACTGCAGTTTGTATAACTCTCATCCTTTGTTCCTTAGTGCAGTTTCATTCCTTAGTCTAAGATTCCATTCCTTGTGGCCTCCTTTATATCCACAGCCATATGATTTTGTACCAATCCCAAGGCTGACTAAGGCAATGACCAAATATCCTGAATCAGACTTCCGCTTGTTGGTAAGGCACCCTGGAATTCTTTAGGCCAAATGACATCATTCTCAGCCACTAAGATAGAAGCAAATGGAAATTTATTCCCTTATGCGGTAAAGAAAGCAAGTAGGCCTTGAAAGAATTGAATTGATAAGGAATTGTTCAATGATGCATGTGTTTAAATGTCCATCGGATCGACTTGCTTTGATGGTTTAGCGAAGACGTACAAATAGATAGACCAGGTTCATAAAATGTTGAGGTCAATGCAAATCTGTTAGTGATTAAGATTCTATGTAGCAGAATAACTTACTTTGCCCCACAATTAGTGTACACAACAACTATCAAGATTGATGACTTACTGAACATTTGCTCCCATTGGAGATTTTATAGCTTTAGGGCAGGTGTTTAGAGCTAGAAAGTATTACAGTCACTTAGTGGTTTAGTCAATGAAAAGTAGATACAGTACGAATACAAAAGGAGCTAAACAATCAAGGTCACAGGTGAATAGCTTCTCTATGTTAGAATGGGCATTAAACACGGGATTGGCTGACCCAGTCAAGGTTTCAAGGTCAAATCCTACACATGAAGAATGACCATGCAAAAATCACTCACCAGTCAGTTGGACCCTATTTGAAGCGGAAAATATTGAGTGCgaaattcaatttcaacttGACAAGACCTTTGAACGCAAACTATGAGAAATTGACTTTGTTCCATATCTTGTAATGCATAACCCCCTGCTAATACAAATCTAAATACATATTGCTTGTCAAAACATATGGATATTATCTCTATTATAGAGAAATGACCAAATCTTATACCTGTGTGTTTGTGCGCATCCACAGATATAATATAGTAAATACAATATAATACAATAGATGTGCAGCTTTTAAATAGCATTGTACAAACAAATCATTGTTGACTCTATAGCCTAATGCTTCTATCTTGTAAAGATGATTTTTTGGGTCTTTTTGGATGATTATGTTTGTTTCTACTAGGTGACACACTACCATGTAGTTGGCTATATTATTGTGAAACTTTTGCTAATGAATCTGGCTCAAATGGTATTTCCTCCTCCGTCAATAATGTAATGGATTTTTGGTTCAAGACCTATTGAGTGTGTGTGAAACTTGTATAGTGGATAAAATCCTTTGACTAGGCTCCTGTATGTGCATATTGAAGGGTTTTCTTATTGTATACCTTACAAAGCGATAACAATTTCTAGAGGGATCTTTAATCAGCAGTAATCATCATGCCTCTAGTGAAATCGTTATCTATCACATCCCATCATTTACTAGATATTTTTCCCTTAAATTATTTTCATTGCCCTTATAAATGACATTGTATAtctcctctgtctctctctcgtgttaaatactatttataaaaatctttttttttctcccttaataccatatatattatttgtccAGTTcctgctattttttttttcttccttaaacACAACTACAAGTGATTGGCATGTGTCCTTTGTAAGCTTCTGTCGGATTTCTTGTTGTCTCATACATTGGTTGGTTGTTGGTGAAAGCTTTGCCTGGTTGCTCATAAAATGACACAATTACTACACTGCAGGTCAGAACTTGACTGGATTGGCTGGAAGTCCAGCCTATGTTGCCCCAGAAGTCTTGTTAGGAAATTATTCTGAGAAGGTTGATATTTGGAGTGCTGGTATCCTCCTCCATGCTCTCTTGGTTGGTGTTCTTCCATTTCGTGGAGATTCCAAAGAAGCAATTTTTGAGTCAATTAAGAACGTGAAGCTTGATTTccacacaggagtatgggagtCAATATCTAAACCTGCTCGAGATCTTATTGGTAGAATGCTAACAAGGGATTTTTCAGCTAGGATAACTGCAGATGAAGTATTAAGTAAGTTTATGATGCTATTGATTGAGATTTTAATTATAGAGAACTTCTAATTATTTCCTTTGCTAACTGCTCTATCTGTCCCCTTGTTACCCTGCATACTTGAATCATCTTTGAAATATCAACCAGTGTTGCAAATTTTGTGTTCAGATGCTGTGTCTGTTACATTGAAATGTTTTCAAGTGTTGCGTATTCCTTTTTCTTGTGCCTTTCTTCCAACATGCATTGGCTGGTCCATCTATCACTAAAGGTCGATCTGCTTACCTTGGCCCATTTTATCTTTTTGTCTGATTGCAGCTATCCACACAACTATAAAGTGGCATTTGTAATATAGCATcctaaattacaaaattttgcacTCAACACTTTAATGGCAAGTATAAGATTAATTTGCAAAGTCCATCCACCATCCAAATTGGTGTCTAGATTATCAGATTAGTGGAAGATTATCTCACCTTTAACTGAGAATGCATATTGGGAAGCTCTTATACTTCATGGTGTATAGCTGTAAACTATATGCTTTAGACACTGATTTGGTCGTCCATCCACCATCCAAATTAGTGTCTAGATTATCAGATTAGTGGAAGATTATCTCACATTTAGCTGAGGATGCATATTGGGAAGCTCCTAGACTTTACGGTGTATAGCTGTAAACTATATGATTTAGACACTGATTTGGTTGATGGGGTGACAATTGCAAACTAATCTTGAATTAGGGTATTGATTGCAGAATTCTGAAGTTTGGGATGCACATGGTAAATGCCTCCATAATTTAGGGTGGATAGctgacttataaaaaaaagtgttgataGTTGTTAATAACCCTATTCTTTTATTTGCTTGATTGCTTATAACTTCTTTAAATATATGAGTGGGTTGTGTGTGAGTGTTTTAATTATTAATCTAGTAGTTTGGGATTTGGTTCTAAGACTGAATGATAGCTGACCTCTGGATTTGTTCATAGTCAATTGACACACAAATTGGTCTTGTTTCAGGACATCCATGGTTATTGTTCTACACAGAGCGCACACCCAAGACTCTTCCCCTGAAATCAAATTTGAAGAACCATAGAGGAGCACCTCGATTAAAGTCAGATGGAAACGGGATGCTTATTGGCTCTCCCAATGAGGTCTTGAATCCTCCATCATCTGAAAGTTGCAAGTCAGAGGATCCAGATGATTTCTGTTTGGTGGATGCCCTTGCCACTGCGATCTCACATGTTAGAATTTCAGGACCAAAGAGGAGCAAACTGTGTGGTTCTACAGGCCCAATAGAGCAGCAGGGTTCATCTAACATGCAGGCTAACAATCTCTGCAAAGCATTTTGACCCTACTGACAGACTGACTCTACCAATATCACTATCTCCGCTGTTTTTTATTTGGGGGATTAAAATTAACCGACTCGGTGCAAATGATGATTACAAGTTGATGTTTGTAGATCAAAATGGTAACGATCTATATCAATGCTTGTAGCTTGAGCTCTGGTTGCAATTGTTCTATGTTTTTATGTGTGCTGTTTTAACATAATAATGTGCTAATCCTGATCAACTGACGGAATTAATGTACAGTATATGTAAATAGAATGCTAGTATACTATGAATTGATTCCCCTTTACCTACAGCATGGgcaaatacctttttttttgttaatttagttATTTGTTCAAAAAAAGTTGCAGTTGTCTCTGAAGAAAAGACTTTGTCTTTGTTAGTGGTTTAAATAAAGTTGCAGTCTTCTTTGAAGAAAAGGCAGCTTGGGATTTATGGGGCAAGGATCTTTAGCTAGCGGTTGTTCACAGATTAGTTACATTGTTCGGACTTACTGTgggttattttaattttttaagtttttagaaCTGCCCAAAGAGAACAAGAAGCATGCAAacatgatattatatatttttttatgtagaaaaaaatttagtcaaCTTCATTTTGATACTTTCTGAAAATAAATAGTCTGATTTCTAGTACACTATAATTCTCTGAAAACCATTTTTCTTTATCGGATGTTCCCGAAGGGACTCTgaaaaccattttaaaaaacacattggatggtttttgtttttttcactGTTTTATGTGTGaattgggaaaaataaaaaaaaataaaaaaatctacttCTAATGAATACGAACCAAACACTACAatgtttcttcttctatttttctaaaaaattctGGAGTTATCGTTTCTTGCTGATTATAAAATGCCTACTCTTGTTCACTGTGAAATGGCTCTTGGAACTTGGAATTGTTGCAGCAACTGTTTTCTGCGTCTCCTTCCCACTTGAATTTATTTCGAGCGTGAATGGTGGATCtaaaacaaagttctataaaCAATGTTTTCTCCGATCTATCTTCTTAATTAGAACCGCTTGACCAGGCTATAGTTTGAAATTTCACAAATGTAGATGTACTTATTTATCTTTGCCGGTGACTGTGCCAACTGCCAAGTACATGGAACATTAATCCTAAAATATCAAAAGCAACTACTTATAAGCTTTTGTCAACTGAGTATCATAAGGGGCcctttaagggcacacattaggATGCCTTTAATATTTACATTAAAtcaacatccaaaaaaaaaaaattacattaaataatattttatacccatcaaaaagaatatatatatatatatatacacacacacatacaaacacacacacatttttttaaaaaaattaatttaaattgtgcataaatatgcaaaaaatgCATACACATACAACCATAATAAATTTGCCTATGCAAAGTACTAAAATTATTGACAAATGTATATTTTAAAGGCTTTTTTATTAATGGATGCATCACACTTTTGTTAAGGAAAAATTTAATGGGTCTTACTGtattggaaaataataaaagcaaAGACTATTCTCAAAAAGCTGATCGATTATAATAGAAAACTCAACCTTAACTGTTGCCTTTAGACACTCGCCAACGGaaccatttattattttttaggcacTCCTTAAAATTTAATAGCACGACTTATTGCATTCGCAAGTCACACACACGATGCTGCAACGAGGAAGATTCTGCATCCACTTGCTAAAATATTGATTGAAAATGTTTGGTGACTAGTGGAAACTCATGGACTTCAATTTTTGGCCCCGGCCAATGGTAGTAATATTATGATGGTCAACACACAACAGCATTTTACAGcactaaataaatttttgtccTCACCACTCTCTTCCATCCACCCTACTTCGCTCATGAAGGGTGATATCCTGTGAGATTGCACGTTCATGCCTTTTAcacagaaaataaaattgagatcAGAATTCATGATCAGaattcatgctttttttttaattaattgaacaGCCATATCAATCTCGAGACACTtatccaagagagagagagagagagagagtcaatcATAGTTAAAATACACGTTTTATGAAAacatttatcaataatttattgGTCACGATTTTACATGAGcaggttcaaaattttttttttttttttgagaagaatgagAGCAGGTTCAAAATGATTGTGATACTCATTGACATTTTGTGTATAGTTTAATTCACTTTTTCTAATCCATTAACAAAAACCTTTTTCAAGTTTTCTAcaatttttgtcttttcctCAAGAAAATGAGtattaaaaatcataaatacAAGTTCACTTGGGCAATACTCAACTTGACTAGGCTGATGGAGGTGGAAACTGGCCGCAAAGCTCCTACCAAAAGAAAGAGTTCATTCTACTCAATCAAACTCATAATATGTGTCTTTGTACTGTTTTTATTTGTCATTCTTTTCCAAGCAGAAACCTCTTCTTTTGATTCTTATTCCTTATCACCCACTGCGTCTTCATGGGCATTTTTCAAGAAATGGAAAGGTTTGGCATTGAAAGCCAACCATGGTCCAAGTCACTCAGATATTACAGACAGTACTATAATCTCAAAGCTCCGAGAATCCGTGACTTTCCTTCCCTTAAAAGACCTCAGGTTTTCTGAGACTGCCATGTCAGGGAACACTTGGTTTATGAGCTCCTTGAATGACACTTATGAGGAAAATGAAGCTGAGTACCTATATTTCCCTTCAAAAGCATCAAAGGGAAGGCTTTTGTGCATCAAGGGTCGTGATGTAAGAGATGGCACAAAAAACTCATATGCTTTGGCTTGGCCAGAAAGTCTTCCAGACAAAACTTTGTTCATGAAGGGATTGACTTTTGTGTCAGACAGTTACTATGACTATGTGAATTTGTGGCATGGGGTCTGTGCTATGGCTCCATTTGTTGGTTGGTCCACGAAGAATGAGTGCTTAAGACCAACAAGATGGGTGCTATACCATTGGGGTGAGCTTAGGAATAGCATGGGAAAATGGCTTCAGAACCTAATGCAAGCAACCTATGGGGAAGTTTTGGTTGAGGGATTTGAAAAAGGAGATGTTGGGCCTTACTGTTTTGAAAAGGCAATAGTGATGAGGCATAATTTGGGGAACATGGGGAAGGAGAAGAAGCTTGAGGTTTTTGATTTGTTGAGATGTAAAGCAAGAGGTTTTTGTGGCATTAACCAAGCAGGTAGAGGGAGAGAAGTCAATGAAGGAGGGGAGCCAATCATAAGGCTAACTTTGCTAATGAGGAGAGGTTCAAGATCTTTCAGAAATGCAAGTGCTGTGACTGACATATTTGCAAGGGAGTGTGCAAGAGTGGGGGTTTGCTTGTTGCAGGTAATTCAGTCAGAGGATCTTACCTTCTGTGACCAGGTTTGTGATctctttatcttggctcttacATTTTTCACTGAGTAATGCTAGGAACATTCAATTTTTCATTGGAAGAACATCACTTTTACATAGGCTTAACATTGATACAACTTTTATTATGCATCAATCAAAATAGATCATGTcagaaaaattattatctagatctattgtttttatttggtcCCCACTACTTCCAGAGAATTTAAACACATTGAAACAACATTCTTGAATTTCatcctaacaaaaaaagaagaaagaattgtAAGATAAAATGTGAAGGTGCCCATATTGGTGATGGTGATTAATGCTCAGGTTGACTTAGAAACAATGTTAGCAGTTAAAAAGTAGTGCAAACACTAACCATCGTCTATGGAGTGTGACTAAAATTGGTGTTTGTTCAGGTCAAAGTTATGTCTAACACCGACATTGTAGCATCTCCTCATGGGGCTCAGCTAACAAACATGCTTTTCATGGATAGAAATAGTAGCATAATGGAATTCTTCCCCAAAGGATGGTTGGAGCTCGCAGGCTTAGGCCAGTATGCACATCATTGGATGGCAGACCTATCGGGGATGAAACACCAAGGTGCTTGGTGGGATCCAAATGGCGAAAGGGAATGCCCATTTCCCAAAGAAGATCCTGAATGCTTTACCTTCTATAAAGATGGCAAGGTTGGTCATAATGTAACCTTCTTTGCAGAGTGGGCAAGACGCGTCCTCAAGCAAGTAAGGATAAGCAAGCTGGAACAAGCCAACAAGAGTATACCTCTGAAATCAAGCGCTTGTATATGCTAATCCTAGTTgttcattttagttttta
This genomic interval carries:
- the LOC142619987 gene encoding serine/threonine-protein kinase PEPKR2 isoform X1 translates to MRKKRKGSDTNGSPNLPDTLTSPSLSFTSHYSLEDYTRLKKRCKEHVDTESVVTCKNRLAGVATAPPCGTLSSVPPGRGLKRKIGCIEVATQMGRKNKVEDDYILGAAIGKGKFGSVCSCRSRDSGVEYACKTLQKGEETVHREVEIMQHLSGHPGVVTLRAVYEETECFHLVMELCSGGCLIDQMNKEDQYSEHRAANIFKEVMLVIKYCHDMGVVHRDIKPENILLTTSGKIKLADFGLATRISNGQNLTGLAGSPAYVAPEVLLGNYSEKVDIWSAGILLHALLVGVLPFRGDSKEAIFESIKNVKLDFHTGVWESISKPARDLIGRMLTRDFSARITADEVLRHPWLLFYTERTPKTLPLKSNLKNHRGAPRLKSDGNGMLIGSPNEVLNPPSSESCKSEDPDDFCLVDALATAISHVRISGPKRSKLCGSTGPIEQQGSSNMQANNLCKAF
- the LOC142619987 gene encoding serine/threonine-protein kinase PEPKR2 isoform X2; translated protein: MRKKRKGSDTNGSPNLPDTLTSPSLSFTSHYSLEDYTRLKKRCKEHVDTESVVTCKNRLAGVATAPPCGTLSSVPPGRGLKRKIGCIEVATQMGRKNKVEDDYILGAAIGKGKFGSVCSCRSRDSGVEYACKTLQKGEETVHREVEIMQHLSGHPGVVTLRAVYEETECFHLVMELCSGGCLIDQMNKEDQYSEHRAANIFKEVMLVIKYCHDMGVVHRDIKPENILLTTSGKIKLADFGLATRISNGQNLTGLAGSPAYVAPEVLLGNYSEKVDIWSAGILLHALLVGVLPFRGDSKEAIFESIKNVKLDFHTGVWESISKPARDLIGRMLTRDFSARITADEVLNAVSVTLKCFQVLRIPFSCAFLPTCIGWSIYH
- the LOC142621081 gene encoding uncharacterized protein LOC142621081; translation: MSGNTWFMSSLNDTYEENEAEYLYFPSKASKGRLLCIKGRDVRDGTKNSYALAWPESLPDKTLFMKGLTFVSDSYYDYVNLWHGVCAMAPFVGWSTKNECLRPTRWVLYHWGELRNSMGKWLQNLMQATYGEVLVEGFEKGDVGPYCFEKAIVMRHNLGNMGKEKKLEVFDLLRCKARGFCGINQAGRGREVNEGGEPIIRLTLLMRRGSRSFRNASAVTDIFARECARVGVCLLQVIQSEDLTFCDQVKVMSNTDIVASPHGAQLTNMLFMDRNSSIMEFFPKGWLELAGLGQYAHHWMADLSGMKHQGAWWDPNGERECPFPKEDPECFTFYKDGKVGHNVTFFAEWARRVLKQVRISKLEQANKSIPLKSSACIC